A genomic segment from SAR324 cluster bacterium encodes:
- a CDS encoding ABC transporter substrate-binding protein encodes MKKIISILSLVLLATVATVQAADEVRLRLNWMYYGSHAGFAYGKDKGLYKAAGIDLDIRSGNGSSSAHRLVANKDSHFAYGSCAAMVNLAAKGAPIVSVAVIDATGTEAILVRPDSGVKTVQDLKGKKILTTANAGVNTFFPLVLQNNGMSVSDVNLTNVPDGALVSSYLQGSGGSVAILGGLDDKPAEIKANGGDDPVAFAYSDYGVNQVGYCISTHQDTLENNPGLVERFVRASVIAYKETEKNPDMAVQSMADIVGGTMAEEAGVAQARSVLDVTLGILYSKENTSRKLGYHVASDWEDMISLMKEFNDLKTSDPSSAFYTNQFIP; translated from the coding sequence ATGAAGAAAATTATCTCTATCTTGAGCTTAGTCTTACTAGCAACTGTAGCGACTGTGCAGGCTGCTGATGAGGTTAGATTGCGACTGAACTGGATGTATTATGGTTCCCATGCAGGTTTTGCATATGGCAAGGATAAGGGCTTGTACAAAGCAGCCGGGATTGATCTCGATATTCGCTCTGGCAACGGTTCATCCTCAGCACACCGACTTGTAGCGAATAAAGATAGCCATTTTGCTTACGGATCTTGTGCAGCAATGGTAAATTTAGCTGCCAAGGGAGCTCCAATTGTTTCTGTCGCAGTAATTGATGCAACCGGTACAGAAGCGATTCTCGTTAGACCGGATAGTGGAGTGAAAACTGTTCAAGATCTAAAAGGAAAGAAAATTTTGACGACAGCCAATGCAGGAGTGAATACCTTCTTCCCGCTCGTTCTTCAGAACAACGGCATGTCAGTCAGTGATGTCAACTTGACCAATGTGCCTGATGGTGCCTTGGTTTCAAGCTACCTCCAAGGTTCAGGGGGATCTGTAGCTATCCTCGGGGGATTGGATGACAAGCCAGCTGAAATCAAAGCCAATGGTGGTGATGATCCTGTTGCCTTTGCCTATTCCGATTATGGTGTGAATCAGGTTGGATATTGTATTTCCACACATCAGGACACTCTCGAAAACAATCCTGGATTAGTCGAGCGCTTTGTCCGTGCCTCTGTGATTGCCTACAAGGAAACCGAGAAAAATCCAGATATGGCAGTTCAGTCAATGGCTGACATTGTAGGTGGTACCATGGCAGAAGAGGCAGGCGTTGCCCAAGCTCGATCGGTCTTGGATGTGACCTTAGGCATCCTTTATTCAAAGGAGAACACCAGCCGAAAGCTTGGTTATCATGTTGCTTCTGACTGGGAAGACATGATTTCATTGATGAAAGAATTTAATGATTTAAAGACTAGCGATCCATCCTCCGCCTTCTACACAAATCAGTTCATTCCATAA
- a CDS encoding ABC transporter ATP-binding protein → MNTAIQIQGVSKVFTTDDGPLVAFGPADLDIQEGEFVSLLGPSGCGKSTLLMMLAGLEKPSSGKISLNQTPVRSPRNDIGVMFQESTLVPWRTVLGNIELQLELRGERPENFREKIDSLLNSVSLKGMEQRMPHELSGGMQQRAALCQALIHQPQTLLLDEPLGKLDAMTRENIRGDLQKLWLDKKPTVVMVTHSIEEAVQMSTRVYLISPRPGKIDKVVDIEMDYPRNLAVKQDPRFIQYIGDIHSVFHGYGVL, encoded by the coding sequence TTGAACACGGCGATTCAAATTCAGGGAGTTTCAAAAGTCTTTACGACTGATGATGGCCCCCTTGTCGCTTTTGGCCCCGCTGACCTAGACATCCAAGAAGGTGAGTTTGTTTCACTGCTTGGTCCCTCCGGTTGCGGAAAATCCACATTGCTAATGATGCTAGCTGGTTTGGAAAAACCATCATCAGGGAAAATCTCTTTGAACCAGACCCCAGTCCGTTCTCCGAGAAATGACATCGGGGTCATGTTCCAAGAAAGCACGCTTGTGCCCTGGCGGACCGTATTGGGGAATATCGAATTACAGTTAGAATTGAGAGGGGAGAGACCAGAAAATTTTCGTGAGAAAATCGATTCTTTGCTGAATTCCGTCTCTCTGAAGGGTATGGAGCAGAGGATGCCCCATGAACTTTCTGGCGGGATGCAGCAAAGAGCTGCACTATGCCAAGCTTTGATTCATCAACCTCAGACACTTTTACTGGATGAACCCCTTGGCAAGTTGGATGCGATGACTCGTGAAAATATTCGAGGAGATTTGCAGAAGCTATGGCTCGACAAAAAACCAACTGTCGTGATGGTAACGCATAGCATTGAAGAAGCTGTGCAGATGTCAACTCGGGTCTATCTGATCAGCCCGCGTCCTGGAAAAATCGATAAAGTTGTTGATATTGAAATGGACTACCCAAGGAACCTGGCAGTCAAACAGGATCCAAGATTTATTCAGTATATTGGGGACATACACTCTGTCTTTCACGGATACGGGGTGCTATGA
- a CDS encoding ABC transporter permease: MSEKALNRLVRWISESWMMFAFFACFFLLWEWSIDWFEVPKYILNKPSEIITNSAADLPRLMQYTYITGLETVLGFVVAICLAIPIGVAITFSNILRKTLYPFLVSVEMVPKIAFAPLFISWLGFGLLPKVIIVFLVCFFPIVLNAILAFGSLSQELDRFSQITGSSKIKIFLKIRIPFALPQCFVGIKYAAINATVGAAIAEFIGSDQGLGFYIQIVTGNMRPDLAFAGIFLLTLLGLGLFGIVTLVERLMIPWHISQRRG; the protein is encoded by the coding sequence ATGAGTGAAAAAGCATTGAATCGCCTGGTTCGATGGATCTCTGAATCCTGGATGATGTTTGCCTTCTTCGCATGCTTCTTCCTATTGTGGGAGTGGTCGATAGATTGGTTTGAGGTCCCCAAATATATTCTCAACAAGCCCTCTGAAATCATCACAAATTCCGCTGCAGACCTGCCGCGCTTGATGCAGTACACCTACATCACTGGATTAGAAACTGTTCTGGGGTTTGTGGTTGCAATCTGCCTAGCAATTCCCATTGGAGTGGCGATTACCTTTTCGAACATCCTGCGGAAAACTTTATATCCATTCCTAGTCAGCGTGGAAATGGTCCCCAAGATTGCTTTTGCCCCTCTATTCATTTCCTGGCTGGGTTTTGGCCTGCTTCCCAAAGTGATTATTGTCTTTTTGGTCTGTTTCTTCCCAATTGTTTTGAATGCGATTCTTGCCTTTGGCTCATTGAGTCAGGAACTGGATCGGTTTTCCCAAATCACTGGTTCCTCTAAAATCAAAATTTTCCTTAAGATTCGCATCCCCTTTGCTCTACCCCAATGTTTTGTGGGCATCAAGTATGCTGCCATCAATGCGACTGTTGGGGCCGCCATTGCAGAATTCATAGGTAGTGACCAAGGCCTCGGCTTCTACATTCAAATTGTCACTGGGAACATGAGACCTGATTTAGCTTTCGCTGGAATATTTCTTTTGACTCTTTTGGGACTTGGCCTTTTTGGGATTGTTACTCTTGTGGAGCGGCTGATGATTCCTTGGCATATTTCACAAAGAAGAGGCTAA
- a CDS encoding dihydrodipicolinate synthase family protein — protein sequence MDYTQLKKDLEGLYITIPTLFNDPDMTINQDGIRQHITFLRNNGINRKNAVLLAGGAAGDFSTMSFEERVQVARIVKDAAGDIPVAVGAQTTSTFELVRLAQVAEEIGASFIQVSCPFYFNHTQDDFYEHILAVSRSAKIGLIIYNTFWTSAEVSFGMVERLIEIPQLVGLKWATKRSVAMEFEDVVQTFSSKLTVIDNDLLFPISHMLGAKAFEVHLCNHWPEWGVKLLATLEAGDYKQVELDMIKEALPYYRLWKKIEQTYTVGDGFVDKLCMELIGLPSSRCRPPTRDIREQYREEARQMLIQCGTPRVVTA from the coding sequence ATGGATTACACCCAATTAAAAAAAGACCTTGAGGGTCTGTACATCACAATTCCGACATTGTTCAACGATCCCGACATGACCATCAATCAAGACGGAATCAGGCAACATATTACTTTCTTGAGAAATAACGGGATCAATCGAAAAAATGCGGTGCTGCTGGCCGGAGGTGCAGCAGGGGATTTTTCTACAATGAGTTTTGAGGAGCGAGTTCAAGTTGCCAGAATTGTCAAAGATGCTGCTGGAGACATCCCTGTCGCAGTGGGAGCTCAGACAACCAGCACATTTGAACTTGTACGACTAGCCCAGGTGGCTGAGGAAATTGGAGCTTCATTTATCCAGGTTTCCTGCCCGTTCTACTTTAACCATACTCAGGATGATTTTTATGAGCACATCTTGGCTGTCAGCCGCTCAGCGAAGATTGGTCTGATCATCTACAACACCTTCTGGACAAGTGCTGAAGTGTCTTTTGGGATGGTGGAGAGGCTGATTGAAATTCCCCAACTCGTTGGTCTCAAATGGGCTACAAAAAGGTCCGTTGCGATGGAATTTGAAGATGTTGTCCAGACCTTCTCATCCAAGTTGACAGTCATTGACAATGACCTCCTGTTCCCCATCAGTCATATGCTGGGCGCAAAGGCTTTCGAAGTTCACCTTTGCAATCACTGGCCAGAGTGGGGTGTCAAGTTGTTGGCTACCTTGGAAGCCGGTGACTATAAGCAAGTGGAACTGGACATGATTAAAGAGGCTTTGCCATACTATCGACTATGGAAAAAAATTGAACAGACATACACAGTCGGAGATGGCTTTGTCGATAAACTTTGTATGGAGCTGATCGGGCTCCCATCGAGCCGTTGCCGTCCACCCACAAGGGACATTCGGGAACAATACCGTGAAGAAGCACGCCAAATGTTGATTCAATGTGGGACCCCAAGAGTGGTTACTGCATGA